In Pleurocapsa sp. PCC 7319, the following are encoded in one genomic region:
- the devC gene encoding ABC transporter permease DevC has protein sequence MTIKTLLKKFNKEPPLGWVQLRHQKVRLLVALIAIASADIMIFTMQGFRMSMFGGATNLHKQLRGDLFLVSNRTEYLGDGQTFDRRHLYQAEAIDGVTSADPLYFSFGNWINPWNQKISSIGVIAFDPVRPVIDLPEIDEQLEQIKLPNTILFDSLSLPKLGSVPESVNQGKTVTTEISEHRVSVGGIFTMGSTIFIDGHIVTSDWNYLRLFGADSIDNLSVGILTLQPSVDLATVKSKVQAYLPQDVEVMTHQEFIKSEEDYWAEVPGGILFNFGVAMGFFTGVVIVYEVLHADVNDHLAEYATLKAMGYSDKNLLMVVFQEGIILGVLGFIPGFIGSAGIYALLGYLTRIPLPMRFGVVSQVFVITVLMCLISAAIAMQKLQSADPADVF, from the coding sequence ATGACTATTAAAACTCTACTAAAAAAATTCAATAAAGAACCTCCTTTAGGTTGGGTACAACTACGCCATCAAAAAGTTCGCCTGTTGGTAGCTCTCATAGCTATTGCTTCTGCCGATATTATGATTTTCACCATGCAGGGGTTTAGGATGAGTATGTTTGGTGGCGCGACCAATCTTCACAAGCAACTTCGTGGAGACTTATTTCTAGTCAGTAACCGCACCGAATATCTTGGTGATGGTCAAACCTTTGATCGCCGTCATTTATATCAAGCCGAAGCGATAGATGGAGTGACATCTGCTGACCCATTATACTTTTCTTTTGGCAACTGGATTAATCCTTGGAACCAGAAAATAAGCAGTATCGGCGTAATTGCTTTCGACCCCGTTCGTCCAGTAATCGATTTGCCAGAAATAGACGAACAGCTAGAACAAATCAAACTGCCCAATACAATCTTATTTGATAGTCTATCTCTTCCCAAATTGGGTTCTGTACCCGAATCAGTTAATCAGGGAAAAACCGTTACTACTGAAATATCGGAACATAGAGTTAGTGTTGGCGGCATTTTTACTATGGGCAGCACGATTTTTATCGACGGACACATTGTCACCAGCGATTGGAATTACCTGCGTTTATTTGGTGCGGATAGCATCGATAATCTGAGCGTTGGCATCCTTACTCTTCAACCTAGTGTAGATTTAGCAACGGTAAAGAGTAAAGTCCAGGCATATTTACCCCAGGATGTGGAAGTAATGACCCATCAAGAATTTATCAAATCTGAGGAAGACTATTGGGCTGAAGTACCTGGTGGCATACTTTTCAACTTTGGCGTTGCGATGGGATTTTTTACTGGGGTGGTGATTGTATATGAAGTATTACATGCCGATGTTAACGATCATCTGGCAGAATATGCCACTCTCAAAGCGATGGGCTACTCAGATAAAAACCTGCTAATGGTTGTTTTTCAGGAAGGAATTATCCTCGGCGTATTAGGCTTTATTCCTGGATTTATCGGTTCGGCTGGTATATATGCTCTACTGGGATATTTAACTAGAATCCCTTTGCCCATGCGATTTGGTGTTGTTTCACAAGTATTTGTTATTACTGTTTTAATGTGCTTGATTTCAGCAGCGATCGCTATGCAGAAACTCCAATCTGCCGATCCAGCCGATGTATTTTAA